Proteins encoded within one genomic window of Paraburkholderia sp. HP33-1:
- a CDS encoding high-potential iron-sulfur protein, with protein sequence MPFSRRRFMILAASVASTTVLSTESRADAPVLAENDPTAQTLGYKTDAAKVDKTKFPRYQTGQTCANCQLYQGKPGSAMGPCPIYGGKLVDAKGWCNSYAKKA encoded by the coding sequence ATGCCATTCTCCCGCCGGCGTTTCATGATACTTGCCGCATCCGTCGCATCGACGACGGTTCTATCGACTGAGTCGCGTGCCGATGCCCCGGTGCTTGCCGAGAACGATCCGACTGCACAGACACTTGGCTACAAGACGGACGCTGCGAAAGTGGACAAGACAAAGTTCCCCCGCTATCAGACTGGGCAAACTTGCGCAAATTGCCAGCTTTATCAGGGCAAACCCGGCTCTGCGATGGGGCCTTGCCCAATCTACGGCGGCAAGCTGGTCGATGCGAAGGGATGGTGCAACTCTTACGCGAAAAAGGCCTGA
- a CDS encoding DUF3175 domain-containing protein, producing the protein MSRSPSAHPSTRRRAGRPPRQRHTRAGDAQPGRKSASQSSNRWSHQVMETSDAMDIEAGIFKSGSAEEIAQSLKRSSTRSRRRKGTPFESAMSMLNFYVNRAGRNLPQARRDVLQQAKRRLREAFGRGSR; encoded by the coding sequence ATGTCACGCTCACCGTCCGCCCATCCTTCGACACGCCGCCGCGCTGGCCGCCCGCCACGTCAACGCCATACGCGCGCAGGCGACGCCCAACCCGGCCGGAAGAGCGCGAGCCAGTCGTCCAATCGCTGGTCGCATCAGGTGATGGAAACCAGCGACGCGATGGATATCGAGGCGGGAATCTTCAAGTCAGGCAGCGCGGAAGAAATCGCGCAATCGTTGAAGCGTTCTTCTACACGAAGCAGGCGGCGCAAGGGCACGCCGTTTGAATCGGCAATGTCGATGTTGAACTTCTACGTGAACCGGGCCGGCAGAAATCTGCCCCAGGCACGGCGCGACGTGCTGCAACAGGCGAAGCGCAGGCTGCGCGAAGCGTTCGGA
- the ku gene encoding non-homologous end joining protein Ku has translation MTRAIWKGGISFGLVYVPVQIYPATTTRHTSFNLLDRHSIDPIGYRQINKRTGKEVAPENIVRGFEYEKGKYVVLEDDEIRAANPESTQSVDILAFVDASEISFLYLDTPYYLVPERRGEKTYTLLRDALSSTGRIGIASVVLHSKQHLAALIPAGRMLALDTLRWSDEVRPLDGMHPPDERATKTGVTARELSMAKKLIDDMTTAWNPDDYHDTFHDKILALVDRKIRAGKTKEVGATEAKAASRTRQTAEIVDLSELLKRSLGRRNVKGGGTARDETGAGELSSARGKRGATHSVRRSSHHTTSARSRRAQ, from the coding sequence ATGACGCGCGCAATCTGGAAGGGAGGTATCAGCTTCGGTCTCGTCTATGTGCCGGTGCAGATCTATCCGGCGACGACGACGCGGCACACGAGCTTCAACCTGCTCGACAGACACTCGATTGATCCGATTGGCTACCGGCAGATCAACAAGCGTACCGGCAAGGAAGTCGCACCCGAAAACATCGTGCGCGGCTTCGAGTACGAGAAGGGCAAGTACGTCGTGCTTGAAGACGACGAGATCCGGGCTGCAAATCCGGAATCGACGCAGAGCGTTGACATCCTTGCCTTCGTCGACGCTTCCGAGATTTCTTTTCTCTATCTCGATACACCTTATTACCTGGTACCGGAGCGCCGTGGCGAGAAAACCTACACGCTGTTGCGCGATGCGCTTTCCAGTACCGGCAGGATCGGCATTGCGAGCGTCGTGTTGCACAGCAAGCAGCATCTGGCGGCGTTGATTCCGGCGGGACGCATGCTGGCGCTCGATACGCTGCGCTGGTCCGACGAGGTCCGTCCGCTCGACGGCATGCACCCGCCGGACGAGCGTGCAACGAAGACTGGCGTGACGGCGCGCGAACTCAGCATGGCGAAGAAGCTGATCGACGACATGACGACGGCGTGGAACCCTGACGACTATCACGATACGTTCCACGACAAGATTCTTGCGCTCGTGGACAGGAAGATCAGGGCAGGCAAGACAAAGGAGGTCGGCGCCACTGAAGCGAAGGCGGCGTCCCGTACGCGGCAGACGGCGGAAATCGTGGATCTGTCGGAACTGCTCAAGCGCAGTCTGGGCCGGCGCAATGTAAAGGGCGGCGGGACTGCCAGGGATGAAACCGGAGCCGGCGAACTGTCGTCCGCGCGAGGCAAGCGCGGCGCGACACACAGTGTGCGCCGATCCAGCCACCACACGACGTCGGCACGTAGCCGCCGTGCGCAGTGA
- the ligD gene encoding DNA ligase D: MTQKLETYRRKRRFDETPEPAGTARGRRITVRAGGNGKSNRHALSFVIQEHDARRLHYDFRLELDGALKSWAIPKGPSLDPSVKRLAVHVEDHPLEYGSFEGEIPEGNYGAGTVLVWDRGTWEPADGERAAHDAYAAGKLKFRLDGEKLHGGWMLVRSHMRGSGEKEQWLLIKERDDAARSEDEFDVLAERPGSVLSHAENKGARRTGRQAMQRAAKHKSRSTSSAARSDNGKSSRPDTVATRNVSSLRELAASPSVEGAVKAALPVTLKPQLATLVDTVPQGDDWSYEIKFDGYRVLARIDRHAAKQPVRIFTRAGLDWSAKFARQCEALAQIDIDSAWIDGEAAVLDEHGVPDFQALQNAFDANRPQDIVLFLFDLPWLNGYDLRKVPLVQRRALLGAVLEGTRSDMLRFSGDFAIAAHDLLQSACETGLEGIVGKRRDSHYVSRRSPAWIKLRCRRRQEFVIGGYSEPAGSRSEFGALLLGVHDANRRLQYVGRVGTGFDAATLRTVKQELAAREVGQMPFADVPRERSRTPVHWVKPELVAECNFAQWTSDGIVRQASFIGLRHDKPAREIVKEAPVTDSTKPVKRKEKMSGEVTVAGVRISHPDRVMDKRTGTTKLELVRYYAWIAPQMLPHLANRPVALARVPDGIGGEYFFQKHGTRLALPHVTQHEGLDPGHAPLLTIDNTEALVGAAQMDAIEFHTWNGVVSALEKPDRMVFDLDPDPVLGWDAMIEAAQLTRDLLAELGLESWCKTSGGKGLHVVVPLAKALGWDDIKTFARSVAQHMARTLPNRFSAKMGEQNRRKKIFVDYLRNNRGSSTIAAFSARARAGLGVSVPLAWEEVEHTTRGDQWTVGNLRERLDTLKRDPWAGYPKCRQRITAEMRKRVGSSSDEEDE; the protein is encoded by the coding sequence ATGACGCAAAAACTGGAAACGTACCGGCGCAAACGCCGCTTCGACGAAACGCCAGAACCCGCCGGCACAGCGCGTGGCAGGCGCATCACCGTGCGCGCGGGAGGTAACGGCAAATCGAATCGTCATGCGCTCTCGTTCGTGATTCAGGAACACGACGCACGGCGGCTCCATTACGACTTCCGTCTTGAATTGGACGGCGCACTGAAGTCGTGGGCGATCCCGAAAGGGCCGAGCCTCGATCCATCGGTGAAGCGTCTCGCGGTTCACGTCGAGGATCATCCGCTGGAGTACGGATCGTTCGAAGGCGAGATTCCCGAGGGCAACTACGGCGCGGGCACGGTGCTCGTGTGGGACCGTGGCACGTGGGAACCGGCGGACGGCGAACGCGCAGCGCACGACGCCTACGCAGCCGGCAAACTGAAGTTCCGCCTCGACGGCGAAAAGCTGCATGGTGGCTGGATGCTCGTGAGGAGCCATATGCGCGGCAGCGGCGAGAAGGAGCAGTGGCTGCTGATCAAGGAGCGAGACGACGCGGCCCGCAGCGAGGACGAGTTCGACGTACTGGCCGAGCGGCCGGGTAGTGTGCTCTCGCATGCAGAAAATAAAGGCGCCCGCAGGACTGGGAGGCAAGCAATGCAGCGCGCGGCGAAGCACAAGAGTCGCTCGACATCGTCGGCGGCTCGTTCGGATAACGGGAAATCCAGCCGCCCCGACACCGTCGCCACGCGCAACGTGTCGTCGCTGCGCGAGCTAGCGGCATCGCCGTCGGTCGAAGGTGCCGTGAAGGCCGCACTGCCGGTTACGCTCAAACCGCAACTCGCGACGCTCGTCGACACGGTGCCGCAAGGCGACGACTGGTCGTATGAAATCAAGTTCGACGGTTACCGGGTGCTCGCGCGAATCGACCGGCACGCGGCGAAACAGCCGGTACGCATTTTTACGCGGGCGGGACTCGACTGGAGCGCGAAATTTGCCAGGCAATGCGAAGCACTCGCGCAGATCGACATCGACTCGGCGTGGATCGACGGCGAAGCAGCGGTGCTCGACGAGCACGGCGTGCCGGATTTTCAGGCGCTGCAGAACGCATTCGATGCGAACCGTCCTCAGGACATCGTGCTGTTCCTGTTCGACCTGCCGTGGCTGAACGGCTATGACCTGCGCAAGGTGCCGCTCGTGCAGCGCCGGGCGCTGCTAGGCGCGGTGCTCGAGGGCACGCGCAGCGACATGCTGCGCTTTTCCGGAGACTTCGCGATCGCGGCTCACGACTTGCTGCAAAGCGCATGCGAAACGGGACTTGAGGGTATCGTCGGCAAGCGGCGCGACAGCCACTACGTGTCGAGACGAAGCCCGGCGTGGATCAAGCTGCGCTGCCGCAGACGTCAGGAGTTCGTGATCGGCGGCTATAGCGAGCCGGCCGGAAGCCGAAGCGAATTCGGCGCGCTGCTGCTCGGCGTGCATGACGCGAATCGCCGGCTGCAATACGTGGGGCGCGTCGGCACCGGTTTCGACGCGGCCACGTTGCGAACCGTCAAGCAGGAACTGGCGGCACGCGAAGTCGGGCAGATGCCGTTCGCGGATGTGCCGCGCGAGCGCAGCCGTACGCCGGTGCACTGGGTGAAACCTGAACTGGTCGCCGAATGCAACTTCGCGCAATGGACCAGCGATGGCATCGTACGTCAGGCGTCCTTTATCGGCCTGCGCCACGACAAGCCCGCGCGTGAAATCGTAAAGGAGGCCCCCGTGACGGACAGTACGAAGCCGGTCAAACGCAAGGAAAAAATGTCCGGTGAAGTGACGGTTGCAGGCGTAAGGATCTCGCATCCGGACCGCGTCATGGACAAGCGTACCGGAACGACCAAACTCGAGCTCGTTCGCTACTACGCGTGGATCGCGCCGCAGATGCTGCCGCATCTGGCAAACCGGCCCGTTGCGCTGGCGCGCGTGCCGGACGGAATCGGCGGCGAGTACTTCTTTCAGAAGCACGGCACCAGGCTCGCGTTGCCGCACGTCACCCAGCACGAAGGGCTCGACCCGGGGCACGCGCCACTGTTGACGATCGACAACACCGAGGCGCTAGTCGGCGCGGCGCAGATGGATGCGATCGAATTTCATACGTGGAACGGCGTGGTGTCGGCGCTGGAGAAACCCGACCGGATGGTGTTCGACCTCGACCCGGACCCCGTTCTTGGATGGGACGCGATGATCGAGGCCGCGCAGCTTACGCGAGATCTGCTTGCGGAGCTGGGTCTCGAGTCGTGGTGCAAGACGAGTGGAGGCAAGGGGCTGCATGTGGTGGTGCCGCTTGCAAAGGCGTTGGGCTGGGACGACATCAAGACATTCGCGCGGTCGGTCGCGCAGCACATGGCGCGGACGTTGCCCAACCGGTTCAGCGCGAAGATGGGCGAGCAGAATCGCAGGAAGAAGATATTCGTCGACTATTTGCGCAACAACCGCGGTTCGAGCACGATCGCGGCATTTTCCGCGCGTGCGCGAGCGGGTCTGGGCGTGTCGGTGCCGCTCGCGTGGGAAGAAGTCGAACATACAACGAGGGGCGATCAATGGACGGTCGGCAACCTGCGCGAACGGCTCGACACGCTCAAGCGCGACCCGTGGGCCGGCTATCCGAAGTGCCGGCAGCGCATCACTGCGGAGATGCGCAAGCGCGTTGGATCGTCATCGGACGAAGAAGACGAATGA